The Opitutaceae bacterium genome has a window encoding:
- a CDS encoding molybdopterin molybdotransferase MoeA, with the protein MISVAEATRIIRESLAPLTLEMVRIDRAAGRFLGEAIHADRESPPFNRATMDGIAIRFSDWEAGRRTFPVAAIQAAGQPVVETPEAGACIEIMTGAPVAEGLDCVVRNEDIRIEDGQATLREGLVLESGRAIHLRGSDFEAGRLLVAAGTRLTGREIAVAASVGMEELQVHRSPKILVVTTGDELVDIDDDPKPHQIRRSNDRALAAALLAAGFGEVERVHLPDEPEMIRWQLERFLGAADAVVLTGGVSKGKFDYLPKLLEELGVPCLFHGVSQRPGKPMWYGVHKRPGDFLHPDDKSLVPIFALPGNPVSCFICLHRYVVPALRLMSGVASDPVRHAVLDGELSRPPALTWFLPVSRAAETDGFFRVSPKPFNTSGDFASLLGTDGFVELAADQTTFPGGSVVRFWEWL; encoded by the coding sequence ATGATTTCCGTTGCCGAAGCCACCCGGATCATTCGCGAATCCCTTGCCCCTCTGACCCTGGAAATGGTGAGGATCGATCGGGCGGCCGGACGATTTCTTGGTGAGGCCATTCACGCCGACCGCGAATCCCCACCCTTCAATCGGGCCACCATGGATGGCATCGCCATCCGGTTCAGCGATTGGGAAGCGGGGCGGCGGACGTTTCCCGTCGCGGCCATCCAGGCCGCCGGCCAACCGGTGGTCGAGACACCGGAGGCCGGAGCCTGTATCGAGATCATGACCGGCGCCCCGGTTGCCGAAGGACTCGACTGCGTGGTGCGCAATGAGGATATTCGGATTGAAGACGGCCAGGCCACCCTGCGCGAAGGGCTCGTCCTCGAGTCCGGTCGTGCCATTCATCTCCGGGGCTCCGACTTCGAGGCGGGCCGGCTGCTCGTTGCGGCCGGGACCCGCCTGACCGGCCGGGAAATCGCCGTGGCCGCCTCAGTCGGAATGGAGGAACTCCAGGTCCATCGATCCCCGAAGATCCTGGTGGTCACAACCGGCGATGAACTGGTCGATATCGATGACGATCCCAAGCCCCACCAGATTCGGCGGTCCAATGATCGTGCGCTGGCCGCGGCACTCCTGGCGGCCGGGTTCGGCGAAGTCGAGCGGGTCCACCTGCCGGACGAGCCGGAAATGATCCGCTGGCAACTGGAGCGCTTTCTCGGAGCGGCGGATGCGGTCGTCCTGACCGGCGGAGTCTCCAAAGGGAAGTTTGATTATCTCCCCAAGCTTCTCGAAGAGCTCGGGGTTCCCTGCCTCTTTCACGGGGTCAGTCAGCGTCCGGGCAAACCCATGTGGTACGGGGTGCACAAACGCCCGGGTGACTTTCTTCATCCCGATGATAAAAGCCTGGTCCCGATCTTCGCCCTCCCGGGCAATCCGGTATCCTGTTTCATCTGCCTTCACCGTTATGTCGTCCCGGCGCTTCGCCTGATGAGCGGTGTCGCTTCCGATCCGGTCCGCCACGCCGTCCTCGACGGCGAACTTTCCCGCCCCCCTGCCCTCACCTGGTTTCTCCCGGTTTCGCGGGCCGCTGAAACGGACGGGTTTTTCCGGGTCTCGCCGAAGCCGTTCAATACCTCGGGCGACTTCGCCTCGCTTCTCGGGACGGACGGCTTTGTCGAACTCGCGGCAGACCAGACCACCTTCCCGGGCGGTTCCGTCGTGCGGTTCTGGGAATGGTTATAA
- a CDS encoding class I SAM-dependent methyltransferase: protein MASAMKEAEIWNKRYAGSDAARRAAYDPWLDRWSSLLPPGGPALDIGCGLGLDTEFLLGKGYAVTAIDFSGEAVRLTRGRNPRADVRLLGIDELATLKPARFNLVLANLSLHYLTREGTERAFETIHQLLMADGLFAFRLNASDDRNYGSPENASSWDRIEVEGIRKQFFTEEKIRTMTVGRFEIVSLEKMTTGRYGKEKRLFEGLVRPRSEGSFKNQP from the coding sequence ATGGCTTCAGCGATGAAGGAAGCCGAGATCTGGAACAAGCGTTATGCCGGAAGCGATGCAGCCAGACGGGCGGCTTACGATCCCTGGCTGGACCGCTGGTCGAGCCTTCTTCCGCCCGGCGGGCCCGCTCTTGATATCGGCTGTGGGTTGGGATTGGATACGGAATTCCTCCTGGGGAAAGGCTATGCGGTGACGGCGATCGATTTTTCGGGGGAAGCGGTCCGCCTGACCCGGGGGCGGAACCCACGGGCCGATGTCCGCCTGCTCGGCATCGATGAACTGGCCACCTTGAAACCGGCCCGGTTCAACCTGGTTCTGGCGAACCTCTCCCTGCATTACCTGACGAGGGAAGGCACCGAGCGGGCGTTTGAGACGATCCACCAATTGTTGATGGCGGACGGACTCTTCGCCTTTCGGCTCAACGCCTCCGATGACCGGAACTACGGAAGCCCGGAAAACGCCTCGTCCTGGGACCGGATCGAAGTGGAGGGGATCCGGAAGCAGTTCTTCACCGAGGAGAAGATCCGGACCATGACGGTGGGCCGGTTCGAGATCGTTTCGCTGGAGAAGATGACCACCGGACGTTACGGAAAGGAGAAGCGGCTCTTCGAAGGATTGGTCCGACCCCGTTCGGAGGGCTCTTTCAAGAACCAACCGTAG
- the moaA gene encoding GTP 3',8-cyclase MoaA, with the protein MTDHLRDQFRRPLHDLRISLIDQCNFRCPYCMPKEIFGPDYAFLPRREMLSNDELVRLVRLFIRGGVRKIRLTGGEPLLREGLVDLIAAIAALPGAEDLALTTNGWLLERMSRDLAAAGLQRINVSLDSLEPAIFGRMNGRGHGPARVLAGIDAAVASGLTVKVNMVVQKGINDGELIPMARAFRRRGLTLRFIEFMDVGNCNHWSLDQVVPALEIVERISADHPLEPMDPNYRGEVASRYRYQGTDTEIGLIASVTEPFCRDCHRARLSADGKLFTCLFATRGTDLKALIRGGATDEKLWDLLQTTWEGRHDRYSEERFEAGAKLRGKVEMSYIGG; encoded by the coding sequence ATGACCGACCATCTCCGAGACCAGTTCCGACGGCCACTGCACGATCTCAGGATATCCCTGATCGACCAGTGCAATTTCCGGTGCCCCTACTGCATGCCCAAGGAGATCTTCGGCCCGGATTATGCCTTTCTTCCAAGGCGTGAAATGCTTTCCAACGACGAGCTGGTCCGCCTGGTCCGCCTTTTCATCCGGGGCGGGGTTCGCAAGATTCGACTGACCGGCGGCGAGCCCCTGTTACGGGAAGGCCTGGTTGATCTGATCGCCGCGATCGCCGCTCTTCCCGGAGCTGAAGACCTTGCCCTGACCACCAACGGCTGGTTGCTCGAACGCATGAGCCGGGACCTCGCCGCGGCAGGACTCCAGCGGATCAACGTCAGTCTGGACAGCCTCGAACCCGCCATCTTCGGTCGGATGAATGGCCGGGGTCACGGTCCCGCCCGGGTTCTTGCCGGCATCGACGCCGCGGTGGCCTCCGGACTGACGGTCAAGGTGAACATGGTGGTCCAGAAAGGGATCAACGACGGCGAACTCATTCCGATGGCCCGGGCTTTCCGCCGACGTGGCCTGACTCTCCGCTTCATCGAGTTCATGGATGTGGGCAACTGCAATCATTGGAGCCTCGACCAGGTGGTCCCCGCACTGGAAATAGTGGAACGGATCAGCGCCGATCATCCACTCGAGCCCATGGATCCCAATTACCGGGGTGAAGTCGCCTCGCGTTACCGTTACCAGGGCACGGATACGGAGATCGGCCTGATCGCATCGGTGACCGAACCCTTCTGCCGCGATTGCCACCGGGCCCGCCTCTCGGCCGACGGCAAGCTTTTCACCTGTCTTTTCGCCACCCGGGGAACCGACCTGAAAGCGCTCATCCGTGGTGGAGCAACCGATGAGAAACTCTGGGACCTCCTCCAAACAACCTGGGAGGGCCGTCATGACCGCTACTCCGAGGAGCGCTTCGAGGCGGGCGCAAAACTGCGCGGCAAGGTCGAAATGTCCTATATCGGGGGGTGA
- a CDS encoding DEAD/DEAH box helicase yields MDKPAFTALGLSDEILKAIAALGYEEASPIQAASIPILLRGKDLVGQSQTGSGKTAAFAIPAIEKVDPKDRRIQILVLCPTRELATQVANEVHKLSSYKTGIHELPIYGGASYERQFFELKKGVQIVIATPGRLMDHMQRGTVKLDGIKMVILDEADRMLDMGFRDDIAAILDATPTQRQTVFFSATVSPQIRQLIQRYAKDPEAVQIEQRALTVPTVEQFYYEVRPRLKVEALIRLLDFNQVKLGIVFCNTQRMVDELADQLLAQGFAADRLHGGIPQAQRTRVMNKFKNAEFEILVATDVAARGIDVDDLALVVNFDLPYDAEDYVHRIGRTGRAGRGGIAATFVSGREIYKLQFIERFTRTRLKRGTIPTMDQVEERRTDILFDKIQATLEDGQFRAQTAFVDRLLELGYNPTEITSALVHHLLGSPADNPSSPAPARNRESRPSPESAEKKPAPSRPVAEKPRKEAPREGEPLEKPTTPKPAPAKASAKAPAARSFPPATKPERTSRWISMNIGKDDDFGPRDILDLIAGAAGVKAETIGTIDLGAKGCVIEIERQFATRVLSSLDGAPFKGRPLKVKIFPGRNTVPVDGVNRPARPEKVRTKVRKPRKARDGKGKFRR; encoded by the coding sequence ATGGACAAACCCGCATTCACCGCTCTCGGCCTTTCCGATGAAATCCTCAAAGCCATCGCCGCCCTCGGCTACGAAGAGGCTTCGCCCATCCAGGCCGCCAGCATTCCGATTCTCCTGCGGGGCAAGGACCTCGTCGGCCAATCCCAGACCGGTTCCGGCAAGACGGCCGCTTTCGCCATACCCGCCATCGAGAAAGTCGATCCCAAGGACCGCCGGATCCAGATCCTCGTCCTCTGTCCTACCCGCGAGCTGGCCACCCAGGTGGCCAACGAAGTGCACAAGCTCTCCTCCTACAAGACCGGCATCCACGAACTCCCGATCTACGGCGGCGCCTCCTACGAACGGCAGTTCTTCGAACTGAAAAAAGGGGTCCAGATCGTCATCGCCACCCCCGGTCGGCTGATGGATCACATGCAGCGCGGCACGGTCAAGCTCGACGGGATCAAGATGGTCATACTCGACGAGGCTGACCGGATGCTCGACATGGGCTTCCGGGATGACATCGCAGCCATCCTCGACGCGACTCCGACCCAGAGACAGACCGTCTTCTTTTCCGCCACGGTTTCGCCCCAGATTCGCCAGCTGATCCAGCGCTACGCCAAGGATCCCGAGGCGGTGCAGATCGAGCAAAGAGCCCTGACCGTCCCGACGGTCGAGCAGTTTTACTACGAAGTGAGGCCCCGGCTGAAAGTCGAGGCCCTCATCCGGCTCCTCGACTTCAACCAGGTGAAACTCGGTATTGTCTTCTGCAATACCCAGCGGATGGTCGACGAACTGGCCGACCAATTGCTCGCTCAAGGTTTCGCGGCCGACCGACTTCACGGGGGCATACCCCAGGCCCAGCGGACCCGCGTGATGAACAAATTCAAGAACGCCGAGTTCGAGATCCTCGTCGCCACGGACGTGGCCGCCCGCGGCATCGACGTCGACGATCTCGCCCTGGTCGTGAATTTCGATCTGCCCTATGATGCGGAGGACTACGTCCACCGGATCGGACGCACCGGCCGGGCGGGACGCGGTGGCATTGCCGCCACCTTTGTCTCCGGACGGGAAATCTACAAGCTCCAGTTCATCGAGCGCTTCACCAGGACGCGGCTCAAGCGGGGAACCATTCCAACCATGGACCAGGTGGAGGAGCGGCGCACCGACATCCTTTTCGACAAGATCCAGGCGACCCTGGAAGACGGACAATTCCGCGCTCAGACCGCCTTTGTCGACCGACTCCTCGAGCTGGGCTACAACCCGACGGAGATCACCTCCGCTCTCGTCCACCATCTTCTGGGTTCTCCCGCCGACAATCCTTCCAGTCCGGCCCCGGCCAGGAACCGCGAAAGCCGTCCTTCGCCGGAATCGGCGGAGAAGAAGCCCGCCCCGAGCCGACCGGTCGCAGAGAAGCCGCGGAAGGAGGCCCCTCGCGAGGGGGAGCCGTTGGAAAAACCCACCACCCCGAAACCTGCCCCGGCCAAAGCCTCAGCCAAAGCCCCCGCCGCCCGGTCATTCCCTCCCGCCACCAAACCCGAGAGAACCAGCCGCTGGATATCGATGAACATCGGAAAGGATGATGATTTCGGTCCTCGGGACATCCTCGACCTGATTGCCGGGGCTGCCGGCGTGAAAGCGGAGACGATCGGAACGATCGACCTGGGCGCAAAGGGTTGTGTCATTGAAATCGAACGACAATTCGCCACGCGAGTCCTGAGTTCCCTCGACGGCGCGCCCTTCAAAGGACGGCCCTTGAAGGTCAAGATCTTCCCCGGTCGGAACACCGTTCCAGTTGACGGGGTCAACCGTCCCGCCCGACCGGAGAAAGTCCGGACCAAGGTCCGGAAGCCCCGAAAGGCCAGGGACGGCAAGGGCAAATTCCGTCGATGA
- the dnaN gene encoding DNA polymerase III subunit beta: protein MKFKINRDHFSNGLAQVLNVVGSKATMPILSNVLIEADDEYLSLTTTNLDLGIRCRIKATITESGAITLPVRRLATIVRELPSLDVEMETSANQQAKITSGASSFRIMGMARDEFPPLPEFSNERLFELGQDNLAGMLKSVSYAQSTDETRYILNGVYFRFEEGKLTLVATDGRRLALTSEELEIAADQGGSLILPAKTVAELVRLLGKGDRLKVAFDERRVAFQVETADETNGFIGDILLVSKVVEGNYPNYQQVIPKETHQRIKVERELFLQSVHRAALVTSEKSNSVKIKLSNNLLEILASSPDFGEAHEKLVVNYDGPDLQVAFNPQFVMDPLRALSRDEVAFEVKDEVSPGVFKTSDSFLCVIMPVRLS from the coding sequence ATGAAATTCAAAATCAACCGGGACCACTTCAGCAACGGTCTGGCTCAGGTCCTCAACGTGGTCGGCTCCAAGGCCACCATGCCCATCCTGAGCAACGTCCTGATCGAGGCCGACGACGAGTATCTTTCGCTCACCACGACCAATCTCGATCTCGGCATCCGGTGTCGAATCAAGGCGACCATCACCGAGTCCGGAGCGATCACCCTGCCGGTCCGGCGCCTGGCCACCATCGTTCGCGAGCTGCCCAGCCTCGACGTTGAAATGGAGACATCGGCGAATCAGCAGGCCAAGATCACCAGCGGTGCTTCCAGTTTCCGGATCATGGGCATGGCCCGGGATGAATTTCCTCCACTGCCGGAATTCAGCAATGAACGGCTGTTCGAGCTCGGGCAGGACAATCTGGCCGGCATGCTCAAGAGCGTCTCCTACGCCCAGTCAACCGATGAGACGCGTTACATCCTCAACGGCGTTTATTTCCGGTTCGAGGAAGGCAAACTCACTCTCGTGGCGACGGACGGTCGTCGCCTGGCGTTGACTTCGGAAGAACTTGAAATCGCGGCGGACCAGGGCGGAAGCCTCATCCTCCCCGCCAAGACAGTCGCCGAATTGGTCCGTCTGCTCGGCAAAGGGGATCGTCTCAAGGTGGCCTTTGACGAGCGCCGGGTCGCCTTTCAGGTTGAGACGGCCGACGAAACCAACGGATTCATCGGCGATATCTTGCTCGTCTCCAAGGTGGTGGAAGGCAACTACCCGAATTACCAACAGGTCATTCCGAAGGAAACCCATCAGCGGATCAAGGTCGAGCGGGAGCTTTTTCTCCAGTCCGTCCATCGCGCCGCGCTCGTCACCAGCGAAAAGTCCAATTCGGTCAAGATCAAGTTGAGCAACAATCTGCTCGAGATCCTCGCTTCGAGTCCGGACTTTGGCGAAGCCCATGAAAAGTTGGTGGTGAACTACGATGGGCCCGATCTCCAGGTGGCATTCAATCCCCAGTTTGTCATGGACCCCCTCCGGGCCTTGAGCCGCGACGAAGTGGCCTTCGAAGTCAAGGACGAGGTCAGTCCGGGTGTCTTCAAGACGAGCGACAGTTTCCTCTGTGTCATCATGCCGGTGCGCCTGAGCTGA
- the pssA gene encoding CDP-diacylglycerol--serine O-phosphatidyltransferase, whose product MERPGPSNDPLSSTQASRIYLLPNLMTAGNLFCGFVAIIRCIQARFASMIGEGAPDDLYREAVWFILAAVVFDSLDGRLARLGGRESLFGREFDSIADVVSFGVAPALMVFFLILSPDLLPVFRPIGWFIGFIYLLCAGVRLARFNVITHPAVYSLHDIHATKDFVGLPVPAAAGMIASLVLLLTEQDLQRWAVLLPVLMLLIAYLMVSTVRYPSFKEIDWHTKARFRTFIAVLVGVALVFLFRVYALVIIFLSYVFFGLVRHIIVLRRRSNRLRKLKSDRNDLVKNPPEGSE is encoded by the coding sequence ATGGAAAGACCCGGACCCTCCAACGACCCGCTCAGCAGCACCCAGGCCAGTCGGATCTATCTTCTGCCGAACCTGATGACGGCGGGGAATCTGTTCTGCGGGTTCGTTGCGATCATCCGCTGCATCCAGGCCCGTTTTGCCTCGATGATCGGCGAAGGTGCTCCCGACGACCTCTACCGCGAAGCCGTCTGGTTCATTCTCGCCGCCGTGGTCTTTGATTCCCTCGATGGAAGACTGGCCCGCCTCGGCGGGCGCGAGTCCCTGTTCGGGAGGGAGTTCGACTCGATCGCTGACGTCGTCTCCTTCGGGGTGGCGCCGGCCCTGATGGTCTTCTTCCTCATCCTCTCGCCGGATCTCCTGCCGGTCTTCCGGCCGATTGGCTGGTTCATCGGATTCATCTATCTGCTCTGCGCCGGGGTGCGCCTCGCGCGCTTCAACGTGATCACCCACCCCGCGGTTTATTCGCTCCACGATATTCACGCGACCAAGGACTTCGTCGGCCTTCCGGTTCCTGCCGCCGCGGGCATGATCGCCTCGCTCGTCCTGCTGCTGACCGAACAAGACCTCCAACGTTGGGCCGTCCTTCTGCCCGTCCTGATGCTCCTGATCGCCTATCTGATGGTCAGCACGGTGCGTTATCCGAGTTTCAAGGAGATCGACTGGCATACCAAGGCGCGTTTCCGGACGTTCATCGCTGTTCTGGTCGGGGTGGCCCTGGTTTTCCTGTTCAGGGTCTATGCCCTTGTGATCATTTTCCTGTCCTACGTCTTTTTCGGGCTGGTGCGCCACATCATCGTGCTGCGCCGCCGGAGCAACCGCCTCCGCAAGCTGAAGTCTGATCGAAATGACCTTGTGAAGAATCCGCCCGAAGGATCTGAATAA
- a CDS encoding cytotoxic translational repressor of toxin-antitoxin stability system → MFQVTFSDQSIRELNKLDKLAQLDVIEPLSNLTAHRLANPREPLGRFSREGTTFYRLRAGDYRIYFERRDSDTLYTHYILHRNSLTDFVFRTKLPISEEQLLEQHQSFWKYLETLSK, encoded by the coding sequence ATGTTTCAGGTAACCTTCAGCGACCAGAGCATTCGGGAGCTCAACAAGCTCGATAAACTCGCCCAATTGGACGTGATCGAGCCCTTGAGCAATCTCACTGCCCACCGCCTGGCCAATCCCCGGGAGCCCCTGGGTCGATTCTCACGCGAGGGCACCACCTTTTACCGCCTCCGGGCAGGCGACTATCGGATCTACTTTGAACGGCGCGACTCCGACACGCTCTACACCCACTACATCCTTCACCGGAATTCGCTGACCGATTTTGTCTTCCGGACGAAGCTTCCCATCTCCGAAGAGCAACTCCTCGAGCAGCATCAGTCATTCTGGAAATACCTGGAAACGCTGAGCAAATAG
- a CDS encoding EF-hand domain-containing protein: MFIVNSGLAQDEEPLPPPPPPSAARHQQMLERFDTDKDGVLSAEEHAVARETLQAEGVRPPGRPQGGKGRPGGPGDGSGLNHEQMMKAADTDGDGVVSDEERAAMRAKMQARGKMNRQQMLERFDTDGDGQISPEERQAARESMGGRGPGQGKAGGPNHAEMMKRMDKDGDGVISDEERAAAHAARQGAGKKGPPPPPPPPEQE, translated from the coding sequence ATGTTTATCGTCAATTCCGGTCTGGCCCAGGACGAGGAGCCGCTGCCCCCGCCTCCTCCGCCGTCGGCCGCCCGCCACCAGCAGATGCTCGAGCGTTTTGACACGGACAAAGACGGTGTCCTGTCCGCAGAAGAACATGCCGTGGCCCGTGAAACCCTGCAGGCAGAGGGAGTCCGGCCTCCGGGAAGACCTCAGGGAGGCAAGGGCCGGCCTGGGGGTCCGGGAGACGGTTCGGGATTGAATCATGAACAGATGATGAAGGCTGCGGATACCGATGGTGACGGAGTGGTCTCGGACGAGGAACGGGCGGCGATGCGGGCCAAAATGCAGGCCAGGGGGAAGATGAATCGTCAGCAGATGCTGGAGCGGTTCGACACGGACGGAGACGGCCAGATTTCGCCGGAAGAGCGGCAGGCGGCCCGTGAATCAATGGGGGGTCGTGGTCCCGGCCAGGGAAAGGCGGGAGGTCCCAATCATGCTGAAATGATGAAGCGAATGGATAAGGACGGAGACGGCGTGATCTCGGATGAGGAGCGCGCCGCTGCCCACGCCGCTCGACAGGGAGCCGGCAAGAAGGGTCCTCCTCCTCCTCCGCCGCCTCCGGAGCAAGAGTAA
- the ilvA gene encoding threonine ammonia-lyase, translating into MPDSVTIDDIQAARARLADALPMTPCPESVPLSEITGSRIFCKLDNLQRTGSFKERGARNALLLLEPARQRRGVIAASAGNHALGLAYHGSLLGIGVTVVMPRFAPLIKINTCQRLGARVILEGTSFAEAREKADQIAAAEELSYIHGYDDPAIIAGQGTMALEILEQVPGLEAVVCPVGGAGLLAGVSIALKALRPEVQVIGVEAEATSSFQAALAAGKPVRFATRPTLADGLAVSIVGENAFALARNRVDRIVTVGEDDLALAILRVLELEKGVVEGAAAAPLAAFLAGELPELAGRKTVLLFCGGNIDPGILSRVIEKGLVADGRLCRFTVTISDRPGGLAELAAAIAATGAGVRDITHDRAFAGPDVAAVNCLCTVETRDRDHFAELIAALRERRMPVVEK; encoded by the coding sequence ATGCCTGACTCTGTGACGATTGATGATATCCAGGCGGCCCGGGCGCGATTGGCCGATGCTCTTCCGATGACGCCTTGCCCGGAGTCGGTTCCGCTCTCCGAGATCACGGGTTCCCGGATTTTCTGCAAACTCGACAATCTTCAGCGAACCGGGAGCTTCAAGGAACGCGGTGCCCGCAATGCCCTCCTTCTGCTCGAGCCGGCACGTCAGCGGCGCGGTGTCATCGCCGCCTCGGCCGGAAACCATGCCCTCGGCCTCGCTTACCACGGTTCCCTGCTGGGCATCGGCGTCACGGTGGTGATGCCGCGTTTCGCCCCCTTGATCAAGATCAACACCTGCCAGCGTCTGGGCGCCCGGGTCATCCTGGAAGGAACCTCCTTTGCCGAAGCCCGGGAGAAAGCCGATCAAATCGCGGCGGCAGAGGAGTTGAGTTATATTCACGGATACGACGATCCCGCGATCATTGCGGGACAGGGGACCATGGCCCTGGAAATCCTGGAGCAGGTTCCCGGACTTGAGGCCGTCGTCTGCCCCGTGGGTGGGGCGGGCCTGTTGGCGGGTGTTTCCATCGCCCTCAAGGCGTTGCGGCCGGAGGTTCAGGTGATCGGAGTGGAGGCGGAGGCGACTTCCAGTTTTCAGGCGGCCCTGGCCGCCGGCAAACCGGTCCGTTTTGCCACCCGGCCGACCCTGGCCGACGGTCTCGCGGTCTCCATCGTGGGCGAAAATGCCTTTGCCCTGGCCCGAAATCGGGTGGACCGGATCGTGACCGTGGGTGAAGACGACCTGGCCCTTGCCATCCTTCGCGTCCTTGAGCTTGAGAAAGGGGTGGTTGAAGGGGCGGCGGCCGCACCCCTGGCAGCATTCCTGGCCGGTGAATTGCCGGAGCTGGCCGGGCGGAAAACCGTACTCCTTTTTTGCGGCGGCAATATCGACCCGGGCATACTCAGCCGGGTCATTGAGAAAGGGCTGGTGGCCGATGGGCGTCTTTGCCGGTTCACGGTGACGATCAGCGACCGGCCGGGTGGTCTGGCGGAATTGGCTGCGGCCATCGCCGCGACCGGGGCGGGGGTGCGCGACATCACGCATGATCGCGCCTTTGCCGGGCCCGATGTGGCTGCTGTCAATTGCCTGTGCACGGTGGAGACCCGTGACCGGGATCACTTCGCCGAATTGATCGCTGCCCTGCGGGAACGCAGGATGCCCGTGGTGGAGAAGTAG
- a CDS encoding sialate O-acetylesterase has translation MIRTFRSFVFAFLPGLLLTALSASAELRLAAIFSDHMVLQREQPIPVWGWADPGEEVTLRFRDQSVTTAARADGRWSATLAAEGVGEPADLVVVSGEEVVVQDVLVGDVWLASGQSNMEWKVADSDRAEATIAAAGNPLIRLFTVPHRVSTEPLDDVEGAWRVASPDTVAPFSAVAWFFGREIQKRQKVPVGLIHTSWGGTPAEAWTGLEALAAKPGLTRLVDQRTRDLVDYPQRLVEYRAAVHGWELRQAQAAATGSPFTERKPDEPRGPHHKSLAAGLFNAMIHPLIPYATRGTIWYQGEANAAQPEEYAILFPTLIEDWRSLWGQGDFPFLFVQLADFRVDWDSSGRIWAFLREAQTQALRLPKTGMAVTIDIGNPDDIHPRNKHDVGKRLALVARSVAYGESVPASGPTYRGMTVEGSAVRIALDHAETGLMTKGPTLLGFEVAGQDRRWVPAKAIIDGVKVVVHSPEVAEPVAVRYAWRNSPEATLTNGAGLPAAPFRTDDWPRNDG, from the coding sequence ATGATCCGAACCTTCCGTTCCTTCGTTTTCGCTTTTCTCCCCGGCCTTCTGCTCACCGCCCTTTCCGCTTCGGCCGAGTTGCGGCTCGCGGCCATCTTCAGCGACCACATGGTCCTGCAACGCGAACAGCCGATCCCGGTCTGGGGATGGGCCGATCCGGGAGAGGAAGTAACCCTGCGCTTCCGCGATCAGTCTGTCACCACGGCAGCCCGGGCCGACGGTCGATGGAGCGCCACCCTTGCTGCGGAAGGGGTCGGAGAGCCGGCCGATCTCGTGGTCGTCTCCGGCGAAGAAGTGGTCGTCCAGGACGTTCTCGTCGGGGACGTCTGGCTGGCTTCGGGCCAGTCAAATATGGAATGGAAGGTCGCCGACTCCGATCGGGCCGAGGCGACGATCGCCGCGGCCGGGAATCCCCTGATCCGGCTCTTTACCGTGCCGCATCGAGTCTCGACCGAGCCGCTTGACGATGTCGAGGGTGCCTGGCGGGTGGCTTCACCTGATACGGTTGCTCCTTTTTCGGCCGTGGCCTGGTTTTTCGGACGTGAGATCCAGAAGCGGCAGAAGGTGCCGGTCGGCCTGATCCATACCTCGTGGGGCGGCACCCCGGCCGAAGCATGGACCGGTCTCGAAGCCCTCGCCGCAAAACCGGGACTAACCCGCCTGGTGGATCAGCGGACCCGCGACCTCGTCGATTATCCGCAAAGGCTGGTGGAGTACCGGGCCGCCGTTCATGGGTGGGAGCTGCGCCAGGCACAGGCCGCCGCCACCGGATCCCCCTTTACCGAACGCAAGCCCGATGAGCCCCGCGGTCCCCATCACAAGAGCCTCGCCGCCGGACTCTTCAACGCGATGATCCACCCGCTCATTCCCTATGCCACCCGCGGAACCATCTGGTACCAGGGCGAGGCCAATGCCGCCCAACCGGAAGAGTACGCCATCCTCTTTCCCACCCTGATCGAGGATTGGCGGTCCCTCTGGGGTCAAGGCGACTTTCCATTCCTTTTCGTCCAATTGGCCGACTTCAGGGTGGACTGGGATTCCAGCGGGCGAATCTGGGCCTTTCTCCGCGAAGCCCAGACCCAGGCCCTCCGCCTCCCCAAGACCGGCATGGCCGTGACCATTGATATCGGCAATCCCGACGACATCCATCCCCGCAACAAGCATGATGTCGGCAAACGCCTCGCCCTTGTTGCCCGCTCGGTCGCCTACGGGGAATCGGTGCCGGCCTCCGGACCCACCTACCGGGGAATGACGGTTGAAGGCTCGGCCGTCCGCATCGCGCTGGATCATGCGGAAACCGGGCTGATGACCAAGGGGCCGACCCTGCTGGGATTCGAGGTGGCGGGACAGGACCGCCGATGGGTCCCCGCCAAGGCGATCATCGACGGGGTCAAAGTCGTCGTGCACAGCCCCGAGGTGGCTGAGCCGGTCGCCGTCCGTTATGCCTGGAGGAACAGCCCTGAGGCGACCCTGACCAACGGAGCCGGCCTGCCTGCCGCGCCGTTCCGGACGGATGACTGGCCGAGGAACGACGGGTAG